Proteins encoded in a region of the Panthera tigris isolate Pti1 chromosome B2, P.tigris_Pti1_mat1.1, whole genome shotgun sequence genome:
- the LOC122238500 gene encoding putative olfactory receptor 2B8, with amino-acid sequence MDQKNGSSFTGFMLLGFSDRPQLERVLFVVLLIFYLLTLLGNTSIIALSRLDPHLQTPMYFFLSNLSFLDLCYTTSTVPQLLVHLRGADKSISFGGCVAQLFVSLGLGSTECILLGVMAFDRYAAVCRPLHYTVIMHPRLCALMASASWFLGFANSSLHTVLTFLVPLCGRNKIDHFFCEVPPLLKLACVDTTVNESELFVSVIILLIPVALITFSYGQIVKAVLRIKSASGQRKAFGTCGSHFTVVSLFYGTGIYIYLQPSNNYSRDQGKFVSLFYTIVTPMVNPFIYTLRNKDVTGAMRKVLCRDYDSR; translated from the coding sequence ATGGACCAGAAAAATGGAAGTTCTTTCACTGGCTTTATGCTGCTGGGTTTCTCTGACCGGCCTCAGCTGGAGCGAGTCCTCTTTGTGGTTCTTCTGATCTTCTATCTGCTCACCCTCCTGGGAAACACGAGCATCATTGCGTTGTCCCGCCTGGACCCACACCTGCAGactcccatgtactttttcctgtCCAACCTAAGCTTTCTGGACCTGTGTTACACGACCAGCACTGTTCCTCAGCTGCTGGTTCATCTCAGGGGAGCAGACAAGTCTATCTCCTTCGGTGGCTGTGTAGCTCAGCTGTTCGTCTCTCTAGGGTTGGGATCCACAGAATGCATTCTGTTAGGGGTGATGGCATTTGACCGCTATGCAGCCGTCTGCAGGCCCCTGCACTACACAGTGATCATGCACCCCCGTCTCTGTGCCCTGATGGCTTCTGCATCGTGGTTCCTTGGTTTTGCCAACTCCTCATTGCACACGGTGCTCACCTTCCTTGTACCACTctgtgggagaaataaaatagaccaCTTCTTTTGTGAGGTTCCCCCACTGCTCAAGCTTGCCTGTGTTGACACCACTGTGAATGAGTCTGAGCTCTTTGTCAGTGTGATCATTCTCCTCATACCTGTGGCATTGATCACGTTCTCCTATGGTCAGATTGTCAAGGCAGTGTTAAGAATAAAGTCAGCTTCAGGGCAGAGGAAAGCTTTTGGGACATGTGGGTCCCACTTCACAGTGGTCTCCCTGTTCTACGGCACAGGCATCTACATTTACCTCCAGCCCAGCAACAACTACTCCCGGGATCAGGGCAAGTTCGTTTCTCTCTTCTACACCATCGTCACCCCCATGGTCAACCCCTTTATATATACTCTGCGGAACAAGGATGTGACTGGAGCAATGAGGAAGGTGCTTTGTAGAGACTATGACTCCAGATGA